One segment of Chelonia mydas isolate rCheMyd1 chromosome 13, rCheMyd1.pri.v2, whole genome shotgun sequence DNA contains the following:
- the LOC102933833 gene encoding olfactory receptor 10C1, with amino-acid sequence MADTGWRNKTSITEFILLGFGKVPELQILLFPLFLMIYMATVAGNILIVVLVVADQHLHTPMYFFLGNLSGLETCYSSAILPRMLASLLTAVIKLSCSDTNLILVLDLLLASLCTLFPFLLTLLSYVYIIITILRIPSTGGRQKAFSTCSSHLIVVTMFYGTIIIVYMLPKSDTLRDLNKMFSVFYSVLTPLINPLIYSLRNKEVKEALSRLIHKCVAFSRTQASLASTFRLKTKQDDLS; translated from the exons ATGGCAGACACAGGCTGGAGAAATAAAACGTCTATCACAGAGTTCATCCTCCTGGGATTCGGGAAGGTCCCTGAACTACAGATCCTTCTCTTCCCTTTGTTCCTAATGATCTACATGGCGACAGTGGCTGGGAACATCCTCATTGTTGTGCTTGTTGTGgctgatcagcaccttcacacccccatgtacttcttcctggggaacttgtccGGCTTGGAGACCTGCTACAGCTCAGCCATCCTGCCCAGGATGCTGGCCAGTCTCTTGACTG CAGTAATAAAACTGTCCTGCAGTGACACCAACCTGATCTTGGTGTTGGATTTGCTCCTCGCATCTCTTTGCACACTCTTCCCATTTCTTTTAACCCTGTTGTCTTATGTTTATATCATCATcaccatcctgagaatcccttccactGGTGGCAGACAAAAGGCCTTTTCAACTTGCTCCTCACACCTCATTGTGGTGACAATGTTCTACGGGACTATCATTATTGTATACATGTTACCGAAATCCGACACATTGAGAGACCTGAACAAAATGTTCTCTGTCTTCTATTCTGTCCTGACCCCTCTGATCAACCCCCTCATTTACAGCCTCAGAAATAAGGAGGTGAAAGAGGCCCTGAGCAGATTGATCCATAAATGTGTGGCTTTCTCAAGAACTCAGGCATCCCTAGCCAGTACTTTTaggctgaaaacaaaacaagatgaCCTGAGCTGA